CGTGTCGCGCGACGTGCCGATCATGATCGGGTCAACCAAGGACGAGGCGACGCTATTCCTTTCCGCCGATCCCATGTTTGGCAAGCTCAGCGAAGAGCAGGTGCGAGAGCGTGCGCGGAAGATAGCCGGCCCCAAGGGCGACGCCGCGATCAACACATTCAAGGCGCTACGGCCGAATGACGCACCGTTCTACTGGCTGACCTCCCTGATAACCGCGCAAGGCACCTGGATGAATTCGATCCGCCTCGCCGAGCGCAAGCTCGATCAGAAGGCGGCTCCGGTCTACATGTTCCGGCTCGACTGGGAGGCCCCGTTCGAGGGCGGAGCGCTCAAGAGCCCGCACGGGCTCGATACGCCGCTCGCATTCGACAACCCTGACACGCGCCCGCTGATGAATGGAAGCGGCCCGGAACCGACGAAGGTGGCGGCGGCCATGTCGCAAGCCTGGGTCAACTTCGCCCACAGCGGCGATCCCTCGCAAGCAGGGCTCGGCTGGCCAGCCCACGACACTTCACAACGCCAGACGATGATTTTCAATGTGGCCAGCCATGTAGTGGCAGATCCCGATCAATCTGCGCGAATTCTGCTGAGTAGCTGAATGCTCAGGACGCCGGTTCAGGACCCTCCAACTCCTGTTTGAAGCAGCGCGCTTTCCTGTTTCCGCGTTTCGTCCGCAAAGTCCTCGACCTTGCCCTAAAAGCCGTCGATCGACTGCGTCTGGAGCGGCGGCTTTCGCTGCCCGGGCGCTCATAACCGGACCGAGCAAAATGTCCCATGAGCCGCGCATGAAAGGTCGTTGCCCAAGATGTGTCTGGCCATTTATGATCCAACCATGTTTGATCAGATTGACGTCCGATTGACCGAGCCCACAGCTTACGCTGTGGGTCCGGGGCTCTCCATCTCAAAGTCTGTGTATCAGCAGGGACATCGCTGCGCTGGGAGGATGGCTCCGCGCTGTCCCTGCTGTATCGAGGTTGAGGGGCTGGAGTCCGGTTTCGAACTTGCGCAAATAGTCTCTTTTCAAACTTGGGCTAACAAATGGATGTGGAGCCGTGCTGATGTTCCGGCTCGCCTTCTTTGCTACAGCCACTCATCCTTCTCTCATACGGGTTCCCCATGTCCGACAATGCCAAAGCAAGCCCCGCCGATATCATGCCGATCGCCAATGTGATGGCGCGACTGCGCGATCCCGTGTCCGGTTGCCCCTGGGACATTGAGCAGGATTTCGGCAGCATCGCGCCTTACACGATCGAGGAAGCCTATGAAGTGGCCGATGCGATCGCGCGCCACGATATGGCCGATCTGCGCGACGAGCTGGGCGATTTGTTGCTTCAAGTCGTCTTCCACAGTCATATGGCCGAGCAAACCGGCTATTTCAGCCTTCAGGACGTTATCGACAGCATTACGGCCAAGATGATCCGCCGCCATCCCCATGTTTTTGGTGAAAGCGCGCGCCGCGAGGACGGTCATGCCCAATGGGAGAGCATCAAGGCCGCCGAGCGGGCCGACAAAGACACCGATCCAAGCGCATTGGCAGGCGTGGCGTTAGCCCTGCCCGCCCTGTTGCGCGCCGAAAAGATACAAAAGCGCGCCGCGCGTACCGGGTTCGACTGGCCTGACGCGAGCGGCGCGATCGCCAAGGTCAGGGAAGAACTGGACGAGGTCATCGCCGCAACGAACCAAACCGAGCGGGAAGAGGAAATTGGCGACCTCCTATTTGCCGTCGTCAACCTCGCCCGTCATCTCAAGGTTGACCCTGAAGCTGCACTACGTGCCGGGAATGCCAAGTTCGATGGTCGCTTTCGCGCGATGGAGACCATGGCCGGGGATCGCTTCGCATTGCTGCCTCTCGACGACAAGGAAGCGCTCTGGCAGCGCGCGAAGCGCGATGAAGGACGGACAGATGAACTGGGCTCTTGAAGTGCCAGTTTCATTGCCGGAAGTGATGGTTCTTGTTTCACATCGTTCGGACCCAGCCCATGATTGATCCACTCCCCTCCTCGCTCCCCTGGATCGAACGCCGGTTCGAGATACGCGCCCGCGGATCGGATATTCGTACCGAAATCGTCGCTGGCATCACCACCTTTCTCACCATGGCCTATATCGTGCTCGTCAATCCGGCGATCCTGGGCGAAGCGGGCATGCCTCTGGTCGGGGTCGCTGCTGCGACCTGTTTTGCGGCCGCCTTTGCCAGCATATTGATGGGACTGATGGCCAATGTGCCGCTGGCGCTCGCGCCGGGCATGGGCCTCAACGCCTATTTCACCTATTCGGTGGTGCTGGGCCTGGGCATTCCCTGGCCCGTGGCGCTAGGCTGCGTCTTCCTGTCGGGCGTGGCCTTTCTACTCCTGACACTGGCAGGCATAAGGCAGATGATCCTGGCCGCTGTCCCGCCGCATCTGCTGGCTGCCGTGGCAGGAGGAATTGGTCTTTTCATTGCATTTATCGGCCTGCGCAACGCTGGCATCGTCGTCAGCAACAGTGCCACCTCTGTCGCCTTGGGCGACGTGCGCGCGCCTTCCGTTCTGCTGACCCTGTTCGGCCTGACGGTCATCGCCGCGCTCAGCATTCGCAAGATACGCGGCGCGATCCTGATCGGCATTGTCGCCACCATTCTACTTGGATGGCTCGTCGGCGCACTCAAGTTCACGCCGGCGCCCTATGACGTCACCGTACTGGGCGGCACGGCGTTTCATCTCGATCTGGGCGCGGTCTTCGCCGGCAGCCATGGCATCGGCATCCTGGAAATCATCTTCGTCTTCCTGTTCGTGGACCTGTTCGACAATCTCGGTACGCTGATGGCCGTCACCAAGCGGGCGGGACTGGCCGCTCCCGATGGATCGATCCCCAAACTCAATCGCATTCTGGTAGCGGATGCAGCCGCCACGATGGTGGGCGCTGCCGCAGGCACCAGCACCGTCACAAGCTATATCGAGAGTGCCGCCGGGGTCGCGGCTGGTGGACGGACCGGCTTGACCGCGATCGTCACCGGTATCCTGTTCCTGGCCACGATCTTTGCGGCCCCCTATGCCGGACTGGTGCCGCTTTATGCCACCGCACCGGCGTTGATCCTGGTCGGCAGCCTGATGATGGCACCGCTGGTCGAGGTCCGTTGGGACGAGCCGTTCGAGGCCGTACCGGCCTTCCTCACCCTTGCGCTCATCCCCCTCACCTTTTCGATCGCCAACGGCATCGCTTTCGGCATTGTTGCCCATGCGGTGCTCAAGCTGCTGCGCGGCAAGATGAACCGGGCAGACTGGCTGTTGTTCCTGCTCGCAATCCTGATCGTCATCCGCTTTGCCTGGGTCGCCGCCGCATGAGATTATTCCTTGCCCTGCTTTGCCTGTTTTCGGCCGCGCCAGTTCTGGCTCAGCGGATCGACGGCCGGCCTCGAACCGCGATCATGACCGCGTTTCCGCCGGAGCATGCCGCTCTTGCGGGGCATGTCGAACGGGTCCGTACGGTTCGCGTCAATGGCGTACCGGTGATGTTGGGGACAATGGCCGGCAAACCCGTTCTGCTCGTGGAAAGCGGCGTCAGCATGGTGAATGCGGCCATGACAACGCAGTGGTTGGTCGATCGCTTCAACGTGAAGCGCATCCTTTTTTCCGGCATTGCGGGCGGGATCGATCCGACGCTGCATATCGGCGATGTCGTGGTCGCGGCGGACTGGAGCCAGTATCTGGAAACCACCATGGCGCGGGAGACCGACAAGGGCTATGTGCCGATATTCCGGACGCCTGGCAACGACCTGCCAAATTTTGGCATGATTTTCCCGCGCGATGTCGAAGTTGGCAATAGGGCGGAAGCGAAAAGCTGGCATCGCGCCTTTACTGCCGATACCGCGCTACTGGCCATTGCGCGCGATCTTTCCCTGACTGAAAGCCTGGCCCGTTGTGTCGATGTGACGGCCGTCAAATGCCTGCCGCATCAGCCGGCGCTCCATGTCGGAGGACGCGGGATCAGCGGACCGGCCTTCATGGACAATGCCGCGTATCGCCAATATCTGTTCACGACATTCCAGGCACGGGTTCTCGACATGGAGAGCGCCGCCGTGGCTCAGGTGGCCTATGCGAACCGCGTTCCGTTTATCGCCTTTCGCAGCCTGTCGGACCTCGCCGGCGGTGATGCCGAAAATAATCAAATGACCATCTTCATGACGCTCGCATCCGCCAATTCGGCCCGGGTCGTCCGGGATTTCGTCAGCCGCCTGCCCGATTAAGGATGGATCAGATACGGTCGCGCTTGAGGAAGCGGGCAAGCGCCGAGTCGGACAAGCGCACCTCGACCCGCATTTCTGCATCGCCAGGGTGACTGGCCAGCACTTCGCCATGTTCATGGAGCCATGCGAGCCCCGCGCCATCGGCGATTGGCAGACGCAAATTGTGAACCGTCGCACCTTGCGTAAGACGCTCGCTGATCGCGCGTTGCAATCCGTCGACACCATCCCCGGTCAGAGCGGAGATGATCACGACGTCATCACGGCGCGACGCCGCTTCCCGTGCGAGAGCAACCGCCTCCTGATCGAGCAGATCGAGCTTGTTCCAGGCTTCGATGATCGGTGGCGGGTCAGAATCGGTATCGGCGCGTTCCAGCGCACCCTCCCCCGCCACGCCCAATTCACTCAGCACGTCGAGCACATCGTCGCGCTGTGCATCGGTATCGGGATGGGCGATGTCACGGACATGCACGATGATGTCGGCCGACAGCACCTCTTCCAGTGTCGCACGGAATGCGGCGATCAATTGGGTGGGGAGATCCGATACGAAACCGACCGTGTCCGACAGGATCGCCTTGTCCAGTCCGGGCAGTACGATCTGCCGCATGGTCGGGTCGAGCGTGGCAAAGAGAAGATCCTCCGCCATCACCTCCGCGCCCGTCAGGCGGTTGAACAAAGTCGATTTTCCGGCATTGGTATAGCCGACCAGCGCAATCACCGGCCATGGTGCGCGCTGGCGTCGGGCACGATGCAGCCCGCGAGTCTTGGTAACCTGGTCCAGTTCGCGCCGGATCTTGGCCATGCGGTCGCGGATCATCCGCCGATCCGCCTCAATCTGGGTTTCCCCCGGGCCACCCAGAAAGCCGAAGCCGCCGCGTTGCCGCTCAAGATGGGTCCAACTGCGCACCAGGCGGCCGGCCTGATAGTCGA
The sequence above is drawn from the Sphingobium sp. AP49 genome and encodes:
- the mazG gene encoding nucleoside triphosphate pyrophosphohydrolase, yielding MSDNAKASPADIMPIANVMARLRDPVSGCPWDIEQDFGSIAPYTIEEAYEVADAIARHDMADLRDELGDLLLQVVFHSHMAEQTGYFSLQDVIDSITAKMIRRHPHVFGESARREDGHAQWESIKAAERADKDTDPSALAGVALALPALLRAEKIQKRAARTGFDWPDASGAIAKVREELDEVIAATNQTEREEEIGDLLFAVVNLARHLKVDPEAALRAGNAKFDGRFRAMETMAGDRFALLPLDDKEALWQRAKRDEGRTDELGS
- a CDS encoding NCS2 family permease, encoding MIDPLPSSLPWIERRFEIRARGSDIRTEIVAGITTFLTMAYIVLVNPAILGEAGMPLVGVAAATCFAAAFASILMGLMANVPLALAPGMGLNAYFTYSVVLGLGIPWPVALGCVFLSGVAFLLLTLAGIRQMILAAVPPHLLAAVAGGIGLFIAFIGLRNAGIVVSNSATSVALGDVRAPSVLLTLFGLTVIAALSIRKIRGAILIGIVATILLGWLVGALKFTPAPYDVTVLGGTAFHLDLGAVFAGSHGIGILEIIFVFLFVDLFDNLGTLMAVTKRAGLAAPDGSIPKLNRILVADAAATMVGAAAGTSTVTSYIESAAGVAAGGRTGLTAIVTGILFLATIFAAPYAGLVPLYATAPALILVGSLMMAPLVEVRWDEPFEAVPAFLTLALIPLTFSIANGIAFGIVAHAVLKLLRGKMNRADWLLFLLAILIVIRFAWVAAA
- a CDS encoding 5'-methylthioadenosine/S-adenosylhomocysteine nucleosidase encodes the protein MRLFLALLCLFSAAPVLAQRIDGRPRTAIMTAFPPEHAALAGHVERVRTVRVNGVPVMLGTMAGKPVLLVESGVSMVNAAMTTQWLVDRFNVKRILFSGIAGGIDPTLHIGDVVVAADWSQYLETTMARETDKGYVPIFRTPGNDLPNFGMIFPRDVEVGNRAEAKSWHRAFTADTALLAIARDLSLTESLARCVDVTAVKCLPHQPALHVGGRGISGPAFMDNAAYRQYLFTTFQARVLDMESAAVAQVAYANRVPFIAFRSLSDLAGGDAENNQMTIFMTLASANSARVVRDFVSRLPD
- the hflX gene encoding GTPase HflX; this encodes MAIFNRDSDDEVARGARAVVVHAETHNADRRDSDARLEEARGLALAIGIDVRSAQSFRVRDRKPATLFGSGQVDQIATLVTQEEAELVIVDNALTPVQQSNLEKGTGAKVIDRTGLILEIFGERAATNEGRLQVELAHLDYQAGRLVRSWTHLERQRGGFGFLGGPGETQIEADRRMIRDRMAKIRRELDQVTKTRGLHRARRQRAPWPVIALVGYTNAGKSTLFNRLTGAEVMAEDLLFATLDPTMRQIVLPGLDKAILSDTVGFVSDLPTQLIAAFRATLEEVLSADIIVHVRDIAHPDTDAQRDDVLDVLSELGVAGEGALERADTDSDPPPIIEAWNKLDLLDQEAVALAREAASRRDDVVIISALTGDGVDGLQRAISERLTQGATVHNLRLPIADGAGLAWLHEHGEVLASHPGDAEMRVEVRLSDSALARFLKRDRI